From one Dryobates pubescens isolate bDryPub1 chromosome 2, bDryPub1.pri, whole genome shotgun sequence genomic stretch:
- the C1QL2 gene encoding complement C1q-like protein 2 isoform X1: MERPVPRATIASHGKEDLRAVAARLWQRRRRLLAAAGLALAMAVALLVAVPLLLMQAPAESGAHYEMMGTCRMICDPYSGGRPPGPGSTAAVEALQDLGANPPPPFVQGPKGEPGRPGKPGPRGPPGEPGPPGPRGPPGERGDAGKPGLPGLALAGAGGGSGGGAAAGGEAAGGLSAAFSGPRIAFYVGLKSPHEGYEVLKFDDVVTNLGNHYDPTSGKFTCQVRGIYFFTYHILMRGGDGTSMWADLCKNGQVRASAIAQDADQNYDYASNSVVLHLDSGDEVYVKLDGGKAHGGNNNKYSTFSGFLLYPD; this comes from the exons AT GGAGCGGCCGGTCCCCCGCGCCACCATTGCCTCGCACGGTAAGGAGGACCTGCGCGCCGTCGCCGCCCGGCTCTGGCAGCGGAGGAGGCGGCTGCTGGCCGCCGCCGGGCTCGCCCTGGCCATGGCCGTCGCCCTGCTCGTCGCCGTGCCCCTGCTTCTAATGCAGGCACCCGCCGAGAGCGGTGCCCACTACGAGATGATGGGCACCTGCCGCATGATCTGCGACCCGTACAGCGGCGGGCGACCGCCTGGTCCCGGCAGCACAGCCGCCGTGGAGGCCCTGCAGGACCTGGGCGCCAACCCCCCGCCGCCCTTCGTCCAGGGACCTAAGGGAGAGCCGGGGAGGCCGGGCAAGCCGGGCCCCCGCGGACCCCCCGGAGAGCCGGGCCCGCCGGGTCCGCGGGGCCCGCCGGGGGAGCGGGGCGACGCGGGgaagccagggctgcctgggctggcgCTGGCGGGCGCGGGCGgtgggagcggcggcggggcggcggcgggcggcgagGCGGCGGGCGGGCTGAGCGCCGCCTTCAGCGGGCCGCGCATCGCCTTCTACGTGGGGCTGAAGAGCCCCCACGAAGGCTACGAGGTCCTCAAGTTCGACGACGTGGTGACCAACTTGGGCAACCACTACGACCCGACCAGCGGCAAGTTTACCTGCCAGGTGCGCGGCATCTATTTCTTCACCTACCACATCCTCATGCGCGGCGGCGACGGCACCAGCATGTGGGCCGACCTCTGCAAGAATGGGCAG GTGCGGGCCAGTGCCATCGCCCAGGACGCAGACCAGAACTATGACTACGCCAGCAACAGTGTGGTGCTGCACCTGGACTCTGGCGATGAGGTGTATGTCAAGCTGGATGGAGGCAAAGCACATGGAGGCAACAACAATAAGTACAGCACTTTCTCTGGCTTTCTTTTATACCCTGATTAA
- the C1QL2 gene encoding complement C1q-like protein 2 isoform X2 — protein sequence MAVALLVAVPLLLMQAPAESGAHYEMMGTCRMICDPYSGGRPPGPGSTAAVEALQDLGANPPPPFVQGPKGEPGRPGKPGPRGPPGEPGPPGPRGPPGERGDAGKPGLPGLALAGAGGGSGGGAAAGGEAAGGLSAAFSGPRIAFYVGLKSPHEGYEVLKFDDVVTNLGNHYDPTSGKFTCQVRGIYFFTYHILMRGGDGTSMWADLCKNGQVRASAIAQDADQNYDYASNSVVLHLDSGDEVYVKLDGGKAHGGNNNKYSTFSGFLLYPD from the exons ATGGCCGTCGCCCTGCTCGTCGCCGTGCCCCTGCTTCTAATGCAGGCACCCGCCGAGAGCGGTGCCCACTACGAGATGATGGGCACCTGCCGCATGATCTGCGACCCGTACAGCGGCGGGCGACCGCCTGGTCCCGGCAGCACAGCCGCCGTGGAGGCCCTGCAGGACCTGGGCGCCAACCCCCCGCCGCCCTTCGTCCAGGGACCTAAGGGAGAGCCGGGGAGGCCGGGCAAGCCGGGCCCCCGCGGACCCCCCGGAGAGCCGGGCCCGCCGGGTCCGCGGGGCCCGCCGGGGGAGCGGGGCGACGCGGGgaagccagggctgcctgggctggcgCTGGCGGGCGCGGGCGgtgggagcggcggcggggcggcggcgggcggcgagGCGGCGGGCGGGCTGAGCGCCGCCTTCAGCGGGCCGCGCATCGCCTTCTACGTGGGGCTGAAGAGCCCCCACGAAGGCTACGAGGTCCTCAAGTTCGACGACGTGGTGACCAACTTGGGCAACCACTACGACCCGACCAGCGGCAAGTTTACCTGCCAGGTGCGCGGCATCTATTTCTTCACCTACCACATCCTCATGCGCGGCGGCGACGGCACCAGCATGTGGGCCGACCTCTGCAAGAATGGGCAG GTGCGGGCCAGTGCCATCGCCCAGGACGCAGACCAGAACTATGACTACGCCAGCAACAGTGTGGTGCTGCACCTGGACTCTGGCGATGAGGTGTATGTCAAGCTGGATGGAGGCAAAGCACATGGAGGCAACAACAATAAGTACAGCACTTTCTCTGGCTTTCTTTTATACCCTGATTAA